A part of Tiliqua scincoides isolate rTilSci1 chromosome 13, rTilSci1.hap2, whole genome shotgun sequence genomic DNA contains:
- the TNFRSF13B gene encoding tumor necrosis factor receptor superfamily member 13B: MTRLVVPVNKLADLPQPAPVPPATMQCPKEKYWDKLLNACMSCKFTWCQPPKFKQCVDYCSSQDCSKRGGFYYDHLLRKCINCSAICGQHPQECQSFCRSLSDFPVATLPMPAALQSAQCKLDGTCDQQLVVYMVLGLCLCVLLFSLLLMWLYFRKQEEVGACQPSPVTCHKMRNSPKDRLVEAGSVGSGSSGSQTPEPVETCGFCFPEQSPAVQETRAGYRTYQLGAQGEADMAGIPGSGSAGTIPTPEDSHFQIICSPSQEKMQMA; the protein is encoded by the exons ACCTCCCTCAGCCAGCACCAGTGCCTCCAGCAACCATGCAGTGCCCAAAGGAAAAGTACTGGGACAAGCTCCTGAATGCGTGCATGTCCTGCAAGTTCACATGGTGTCAGCCCCCCAAGTTCAAGCAATGCGTCGACTACTGTA gctcccaggactgcagcaagCGAGGGGGATTCTACTACGACCATCTCCTGAGGAAGTGCATCAACTGCTCTGCCATCTGTGGGCAACACCCACAGGAATGCCAGTCTTTCTGCAGAA gcctTTCAGATTTTCCTGTAGCCACTTTGCCTATGCCAGCTGCTCTCCAGAGCGCCCAGTGCAAACTGGACGGGACATGCGACCAGCAACTGGTAGTCTACATGGTCCTGGGACTCTGCCTGTGTGTTCTGCTCTTCTCCTTGCTGTTAATGTGGCTCTACTTTCgaaagcaggaggaggtgggagcctGCCAGCCCAGCCCTGTCACCTGCCATAAAATGCGGAACAGTCCCAAAG ATCGCCTCGTGGAAGCTGGAAGCGTAGGAAGTGGCTCCAGCGGCAGCCAGACCCCAGAGCCTGTTGAAACCTGTGGATTCTGTTTCCCCGAACAAAGCCCTGCTGTTCAAGAGACCAGGGCTGGTTATAGGACTTACCAGCTTGGAGCCCAGGGAGAAGCAGACATGGCTGGGATACCTGGCTCAGGTAGCGCGGGAACTATCCCTACCCCTGAAGATAGCCACTTCCAAATCATATGCTCTCCCTCGCAAGAAAAGATGCAAATGGCTTGA